The Campylobacter concisus sequence CCATTTAATGGTGAAATTTATAAGCTTGCAGGCACCCAAAAAAAGCTCGTGGCAAATTTTAAACTTAGCCCAAACACCCTAAGTGACGAGATAAGAGCAGGGGGCAGGATACCTTTGATGATAGGTAGGCAAGTGACCAAAAAGGCTAGAGAGGTCTTGGGACTTGGCGAGGAGCAAATTTTCATAAAGCCAGATCAGCCAAAAGAGCTAGGTGGTGGCTATACGCTCGCTCAAAAGATGGTCGGCAAGGCTTGCGGCAAGGATGGCGTGAGAGCTGGGGCATACGTGGAGCCTGAAATTTTGACCGTTGGCTCGCAAGACACCACAGGGCCGATGACTAGAGATGAGATAAAAGAGCTTGCTAGCCTTAGTTTTGGGGCAGATTTTGTCTTGCAAAGCTTTTGCCACACGGCTGCTTATCCAAAGCCAAGCGACCTTGAGATGCAAAAGAGCTTGCCTAAATTTATAAATTTACGTGGCGGTGTGAGCCTAAAACCAGGTGATGGCGTCATCCACTCGTGGCTAAACCGCATGGTACTGCCTGATACGGTGGGCACTGGTGGCGATAGTCACACGAGATTTCCTATTGGTATCAGTTTCCCAGCGGGCAGCGGCCTAGTGGCTTTTGCGGCGGTTCTTGGTATGATGCCACTAAATATGCCAGAGTCGGTTTTGATCAAATTTAAAGGCGAGCTAAAAGAGGGCGTGACACTTCGCGATCTTGTCAATGCGATACCGTATTTTGCGATCAAAAAAGGGCTTTTAAGTGTTGAGAAGAAAAACAAAAAGAATGTTTTTGCGGGTAAAATTTTAGAGATAGAAGGGCTTGAGAATCTAAAAGTAGAGCAGGCGTTTGAGCTAAGTGATGCTTCGGCTGAACGCTCGGCCGCGGCTTGTGTGGTAAATTTAAGCGTTGATAGTGTCGTGGAGTATGTTCGCTCAAATGTTGCGCTAATTGATGCGATGATAAAAGCTGGTTATGAGAGCCGTGAAACGCTTGCTAGACGAAAAGAAAAAATGCAAAAATGGCTAGAAAATCCAACGCTTTTAAGAGCCGATAAAGATGCAAAATACGCTGAAATTTTGGAGATTGATTTATCGCAGATAGATGAGCCGATTTTGGCGTGTCCAAATGACCCAGACGATGTGGCAACGCTAAGTGAAATTTTAGCTGATAACAAAAGAGTGCATAAGATCGATGAAGTTTTTGTGGGAAGCTGTATGACAAATATAGGCCATTATAGGGCGCTCGCTAGAATTTTGGAGCGTGAGAGCAAGCTTACAACTAGGCTTTGGATAGCACCGCCGACAAAGATGGATAAAAGCACACTTGAAGATGAAGGTGTTTATGAAATTTTTAAAAGATTAAATGCAAGAACAGAGGTGCCAGGCTGCTCGCTTTGTATGGGCAATCAAGCAAGAGTAAATGACAATGCAGTGGTATTTTCTACTTCGACTAGAAATTTTGATAACAGAATGGGCATGGGGGCAAAGGTCTATCTAGGAAGTGCCGAGCTAGCTGCTGTGTGTGCGCTACTTGGGCGTTTGCCAAACATCGATGAGTACAAAAATATAGTAAGAGAAAGTCTTAGTTTAAACAAAGATAAAATTTATAAATATCTAAATTTTAATGAAATAAGCGAGTTTAGCATATAAATTTGTTACAATATCGCGAAATTTTAAGGAGCTTTGATGAAAAAAGTAGTTTTTTTTCTCTTTTTTAGCGTTTGTTCTTTGATAAATTTACACGCTTTAGAGTGCAGTGATCTTGCCAAAAAAGAGAGCTTTAAAACTACTCCAAACGATCTTGCTTACACGAATGAGGGGCTATTTTACTGTGATGGTTCGCTTTTAAATTTAAAAGAGGTGAAAGAGCTTTTTGATGCGAGTGTGGCTGTGAGAAGTGAGTCTCAAAGTTGCGTTGGTGATAGAGTTTATAAAGAAAATTTAAACAAGTTTAGATGGCTTTTGCTAAAAGCGTCATTCGCACCTGAATTTTACGCAAAAGAGCTTGCAAAGCCAGAGGTTGCTGAGAGCGAAAAAGACGCCAGAATGGAGTATCTTAGATACTGGGCAAACGAGAGCTTGTTTAATTTTTTAAAATATAAAAAATTTATCGAAGCTTACAAAAACGCTCAAACTCCGCTTGTAAAATTTTATGAAAGCCTGGGACTTGATACGGCAAGTGCTGCTTACTACGCAACTAGCGTGGTAAATGAGTTTTTGACTTTTGGCGTTGGTAAAAGTGTAAATAAAGCTAAAATTTTAACACCTGAGCAAAACATGATGGCACAAAGGATAAATTCCGATGAGCTGGCAAATTTGCTCTACTCGAAAAATTTTAGTACCGCTGAGCTTACAAATTTACTTAATATCGCGCTTTTAAACGAAAAAAGTAGCGACATGATAAAAGAGATCATAAGGCGTGGGGCCGATGTGAATTTGGGCGATGAGACGCCGCTATTTTTTGCTTTAAAAAATATAGAAAA is a genomic window containing:
- a CDS encoding bifunctional aconitate hydratase 2/2-methylisocitrate dehydratase gives rise to the protein MSFFTNYEKHVSEREKEGVPPLALNAKQTSEICELIKLASKSSGDEKAQCELKFLISLLETRINPGVDDAAKIKAEFLGEVIDGLAVNGLDAMRAIKILGKMLGGYNVEILVRALKNSDENIAHAAANELKNIILVHEYFDEIVKLSSNNKFAKDVLASWANAEWFTHKKPIETCINAVVFKVPGETNTDDLSPASEAYTRADIPLHAKAMLVKKMPEGLEILKELKTRGKKVAYVGDVVGTGSSRKSGINSIQWHLGDEIEGVPNKKTGGIVIGTTIAPIFFNTAEDSGALPIVANVNELEMGDEIEIYPFNGEIYKLAGTQKKLVANFKLSPNTLSDEIRAGGRIPLMIGRQVTKKAREVLGLGEEQIFIKPDQPKELGGGYTLAQKMVGKACGKDGVRAGAYVEPEILTVGSQDTTGPMTRDEIKELASLSFGADFVLQSFCHTAAYPKPSDLEMQKSLPKFINLRGGVSLKPGDGVIHSWLNRMVLPDTVGTGGDSHTRFPIGISFPAGSGLVAFAAVLGMMPLNMPESVLIKFKGELKEGVTLRDLVNAIPYFAIKKGLLSVEKKNKKNVFAGKILEIEGLENLKVEQAFELSDASAERSAAACVVNLSVDSVVEYVRSNVALIDAMIKAGYESRETLARRKEKMQKWLENPTLLRADKDAKYAEILEIDLSQIDEPILACPNDPDDVATLSEILADNKRVHKIDEVFVGSCMTNIGHYRALARILERESKLTTRLWIAPPTKMDKSTLEDEGVYEIFKRLNARTEVPGCSLCMGNQARVNDNAVVFSTSTRNFDNRMGMGAKVYLGSAELAAVCALLGRLPNIDEYKNIVRESLSLNKDKIYKYLNFNEISEFSI
- a CDS encoding ankyrin repeat domain-containing protein translates to MKKVVFFLFFSVCSLINLHALECSDLAKKESFKTTPNDLAYTNEGLFYCDGSLLNLKEVKELFDASVAVRSESQSCVGDRVYKENLNKFRWLLLKASFAPEFYAKELAKPEVAESEKDARMEYLRYWANESLFNFLKYKKFIEAYKNAQTPLVKFYESLGLDTASAAYYATSVVNEFLTFGVGKSVNKAKILTPEQNMMAQRINSDELANLLYSKNFSTAELTNLLNIALLNEKSSDMIKEIIRRGADVNLGDETPLFFALKNIENVKILLANRADVNHKNFFGKSALFYAVQFDDAPLCELLLKNGANANESYIDENTKMNMINLGMTQVEDTCGLEHTNRSVFMHAAAHATPEILKLLMDNGADINATDDAGFNALDYAMKEQNEKTIKFLENLGLKPNFN